In Haemorhous mexicanus isolate bHaeMex1 chromosome 6, bHaeMex1.pri, whole genome shotgun sequence, a single window of DNA contains:
- the BTBD6 gene encoding BTB/POZ domain-containing protein 6 isoform X2, with product MAAELYPASTNTNIANSNAAAAATAANSKKNALQLQQSAQPPPPPQLQNLNNNNLESANWQSFHPTLRERNALMFNNELMADVHFIVGPPGASKKVPAHKYVLAVGSSVFYAMFYGDLAEVKSEIHIPDVEPAAFLILLKYMYSDEIDLEADTVLATLYAAKKYIVPALAKACVNFLETSLEAKNACVLLSQSRLFEEPELTQRCWEVIDAQAEMALKSEGFCEIDQQTLEIIVTREALNTKEVVVFEAVLNWAEAECKRQGLPVTPRNKRNVLGKALYLVRIPTMTLEEFANGAAQSDILTLEETHNIFLWYTAANKPKLEFPLTKRKGLVPQRCHRFQSSAYRSNQWRYRGRCDSIQFAVDKRIFIAGLGLYGSSCGKAEYSVKIELKRLGVVLAQNLTKFTSDGSSNTFSVWFEHPVQVEQDTFYNVSAILDGNELSYFGQEGMTEVQCGKVTFQFQCSSDSTNGTGVQGGQIPELIFYA from the exons ATGGCTGCAGAACTTTACCCTGCCAGCACCAACACTAACATTGCAAACAGCaacgccgccgccgccgccactgCTGCCAACAGCAAGAAGAAcgccctgcagctccagcagagcgcccagccgcccccgccgccccagCTCCAAAACCTCAACAACAACAACTTGGAGAGCGCCAACTGGCAATCCTTCCATCCCACGCTGCGGGAGAG GAACGCGCTGATGTTCAATAACGAACTCATGGCTGACGTTCACTTCATCGTGGGCCCGCCAGGGGCATCCAAGAAAGTTCCTGCCCATAAG TATGTTTTGGCAGTTGGTAGCTCTGTCTTCTATGCTATGTTTTATGGCGATCTCGCAGAGGTCAAATCTGAAATCCATATACCAGATGTGGAACCTGCAGCCTTTCTAATCCTATTAAA ATACATGTATAGTGATGAAATAGACCTGGAAGCTGACACAGTTCTGGCTACACTCTATGCTGCCAAGAAGTACATCGTGCCGGCCCTAGCAAAGGCTTGCGTCAATTTTCTGGAGACCAGCTTAGAAGCAAAGAACGCTTGTGTCCTGCTGTCTCAGAGCAGGCTCTTTGAGGAGCCAGAGCTGACGCAGCGCTGCTGGGAAGTGATTGATGCTCAGGCAGAAATGGCACTGAAGTCAGAGGGCTTCTGTGAGATAGACCAACAAACACTAGAGATCATTGTAACCCGGGAAGCACTCAACACCAAGGAAGTGGTAGTTTTCGAGGCTGTTCTCAACTGGGCAGAAGCTGAATGCAAACGGCAAGGGCTGCCGGTTACGCCACGCAACAAGAGGAATGTATTAGGGAAAGCTTTGTACTTGGTGCGGATTCCAACCATGACTTTGGAAGAGTTTGCCAACGGAGCTGCCCAGTCCGACATCCTCACCCTTGAGGAGACTCACAACATATTCCTATGGTACACGGCCGCAAACAAACCCAAATTAGAGTTCCCCCTGACGAAAAGAAAAGGACTCGTGCCTCAGCGCTGCCATCGGTTTCAGTCGTCTGCGTATCGCAGCAATCAGTGGAGGTACCGGGGCCGATGTGACAGTATTCAGTTTGCCGTAGACAAACGGATATTTATAGCAGGACTGGGATTGTATGGGTCAAGCTGTGGCAAAGCTGAATACAGCGTCAAAATCGAACTGAAGCGCTTAGGCGTTGTCCTTGCTCAAAATCTGACAAAGTTTACCTCCGACGGCTCCAGCAACACCTTCTCGGTGTGGTTTGAACACCCTGTGCAGGTCGAGCAAGACACATTTTACAATGTAAGTGCTATTCTCGATGGTAACGAACTCAGTTACTTTGGACAAGAGGGAATGACTGAAGTGCAGTGCGGGAAAGTGACGTTCCAGTTCCAGTGCTCCTCGGACAGTACTAATGGAACCGGAGTACAAGGAGGACAAATACCTGAGCTCATTTTCTATGCATGA
- the BTBD6 gene encoding BTB/POZ domain-containing protein 6 isoform X1 yields MPLPPGCLNGRIMKCLTFFLLLPETLKKSKKSVRSNGKVPGCYEIVPLSLKKKMAAELYPASTNTNIANSNAAAAATAANSKKNALQLQQSAQPPPPPQLQNLNNNNLESANWQSFHPTLRERNALMFNNELMADVHFIVGPPGASKKVPAHKYVLAVGSSVFYAMFYGDLAEVKSEIHIPDVEPAAFLILLKYMYSDEIDLEADTVLATLYAAKKYIVPALAKACVNFLETSLEAKNACVLLSQSRLFEEPELTQRCWEVIDAQAEMALKSEGFCEIDQQTLEIIVTREALNTKEVVVFEAVLNWAEAECKRQGLPVTPRNKRNVLGKALYLVRIPTMTLEEFANGAAQSDILTLEETHNIFLWYTAANKPKLEFPLTKRKGLVPQRCHRFQSSAYRSNQWRYRGRCDSIQFAVDKRIFIAGLGLYGSSCGKAEYSVKIELKRLGVVLAQNLTKFTSDGSSNTFSVWFEHPVQVEQDTFYNVSAILDGNELSYFGQEGMTEVQCGKVTFQFQCSSDSTNGTGVQGGQIPELIFYA; encoded by the exons ATGCCACTGCCCCCTGGTTGCCTCAATGGCAGGATCATGAAgtgtttgactttttttcttctgcttccagAGACCTTAAAGAAGTCCAAAAAGAGTGTGAGGTCAAACGGCAAGGTGCCAGGATGCTATGAGATAGTGCCCCTGTCCCTGAAGAAGAAGATGGCTGCAGAACTTTACCCTGCCAGCACCAACACTAACATTGCAAACAGCaacgccgccgccgccgccactgCTGCCAACAGCAAGAAGAAcgccctgcagctccagcagagcgcccagccgcccccgccgccccagCTCCAAAACCTCAACAACAACAACTTGGAGAGCGCCAACTGGCAATCCTTCCATCCCACGCTGCGGGAGAG GAACGCGCTGATGTTCAATAACGAACTCATGGCTGACGTTCACTTCATCGTGGGCCCGCCAGGGGCATCCAAGAAAGTTCCTGCCCATAAG TATGTTTTGGCAGTTGGTAGCTCTGTCTTCTATGCTATGTTTTATGGCGATCTCGCAGAGGTCAAATCTGAAATCCATATACCAGATGTGGAACCTGCAGCCTTTCTAATCCTATTAAA ATACATGTATAGTGATGAAATAGACCTGGAAGCTGACACAGTTCTGGCTACACTCTATGCTGCCAAGAAGTACATCGTGCCGGCCCTAGCAAAGGCTTGCGTCAATTTTCTGGAGACCAGCTTAGAAGCAAAGAACGCTTGTGTCCTGCTGTCTCAGAGCAGGCTCTTTGAGGAGCCAGAGCTGACGCAGCGCTGCTGGGAAGTGATTGATGCTCAGGCAGAAATGGCACTGAAGTCAGAGGGCTTCTGTGAGATAGACCAACAAACACTAGAGATCATTGTAACCCGGGAAGCACTCAACACCAAGGAAGTGGTAGTTTTCGAGGCTGTTCTCAACTGGGCAGAAGCTGAATGCAAACGGCAAGGGCTGCCGGTTACGCCACGCAACAAGAGGAATGTATTAGGGAAAGCTTTGTACTTGGTGCGGATTCCAACCATGACTTTGGAAGAGTTTGCCAACGGAGCTGCCCAGTCCGACATCCTCACCCTTGAGGAGACTCACAACATATTCCTATGGTACACGGCCGCAAACAAACCCAAATTAGAGTTCCCCCTGACGAAAAGAAAAGGACTCGTGCCTCAGCGCTGCCATCGGTTTCAGTCGTCTGCGTATCGCAGCAATCAGTGGAGGTACCGGGGCCGATGTGACAGTATTCAGTTTGCCGTAGACAAACGGATATTTATAGCAGGACTGGGATTGTATGGGTCAAGCTGTGGCAAAGCTGAATACAGCGTCAAAATCGAACTGAAGCGCTTAGGCGTTGTCCTTGCTCAAAATCTGACAAAGTTTACCTCCGACGGCTCCAGCAACACCTTCTCGGTGTGGTTTGAACACCCTGTGCAGGTCGAGCAAGACACATTTTACAATGTAAGTGCTATTCTCGATGGTAACGAACTCAGTTACTTTGGACAAGAGGGAATGACTGAAGTGCAGTGCGGGAAAGTGACGTTCCAGTTCCAGTGCTCCTCGGACAGTACTAATGGAACCGGAGTACAAGGAGGACAAATACCTGAGCTCATTTTCTATGCATGA